A genomic segment from Lutzomyia longipalpis isolate SR_M1_2022 chromosome 3, ASM2433408v1 encodes:
- the LOC129793326 gene encoding dual specificity protein phosphatase 18-like: MGETSEILETFFSNAIIEERSCREDVDHFAKECAVTLEKASGIEKRQPLSSRHNGISKILPTLYLCGANAARPDVLVDLGITLIINVAPELPDTPLPEPPPDYLRISILDKGENNIMKHFNEVTRRIETERLNGGTSLVHCVAGVSRSTSICLAYLMRYMKMTLRDAFLYVKATRPQIRPNVGFFRQLIAYETEILGLSTVSMIFIEAIGQEVPDVYAPQYKAMEQFYRKHRKHARRRD, encoded by the exons atgggTGAAACCAGTGAGATATTAGAGACATTCTTCAGCAATGCGATCATCGAAGAGAGATCCTGTCGGGAGGATGTTGATCACTTTGCAAAAGAATGCGCAGTAACATTAGAAAAAGCATCAGGAATTGAAAAAAG acaACCCCTGTCTAGCAGACACAACGGTATATCTAAGATACTTCCTACCCTCTATCTATGTGGTGCAAATGCAGCTCGCCCTGATGTTCTTGTAGATCTTGGCATTACGCTCATCATAAACGTAGCTCCAGAGCTACCAGACACTCCCCTTCCAGAACCCCCACCGGACTATCTAAGAATCTCCATCCTGGACAAAGGAGAGAATAATATAATGAAGCACTTCAATGAAGTGACAAGGCGAATTGAGACAGAAAGACTGAATGGTGGCACTTCCCTTGTACATTGCGTAGCTGGTGTGAGTCGTTCAACTTCCATCTGCCTCGCATATTTAATGCGCTACATGAAGATGACTCTAAGAGACGCCTTTCTCTACGTCAAGGCCACAAGACCCCAAATTCGGCCAAATGTGGGTTTCTTCAGACAACTCATAGCGTACGAAACGGAAATCCTTGGCCTGTCTACGGTGTCGATGATCTTCATTGAAGCCATTGGACAAGAGGTGCCAGATGTCTATGCACCACAATATAAAGCTATGGAACAATTCTACAGAAAGCACCGAAAGCATGCCAGAAGGAGAGATTGA
- the LOC129793325 gene encoding sialin-like encodes MGPQSNDNSLPLSTNFAEDSSMAAKNNPVSDTIKEDPVTWMFWKKRRYIVVLMAFLGFFNVYSLRVNLSVAIVAMTEKRNVTYENGTTVEEQYFDWNTTEQGLVLSSFFYGYILTQLIGGYLGSKFGGHYVFASGIGVTAILTLVTPVAAKHSLGMLLAVRIIEGVFEGVTFPCIHAVWARWAPVYERSRMATLGFAGNYAGTVVAMPLSGVLAVSLGWESVFYFFGSLGVVWAVAWLIIVKAGPEDDPFISEEEKTYILKSIGQNEDEKKSIKHPWKAILTSTAVWAIIASHFAENWGFFTLLTQLPTFLKDTLNFELEKTGFISAIPYLAMGCLLGVSGYLADWSQIKGYLTTTQVRKYFNCGAFLAQTVFMMLAAYLLDPVGTVACITVAVGFGAFAWSGFIVNPLDIAPNHASVILGISNTFATIPGIVSPLLTGVITSDKTKEQWQVVFYISSGIYLVGCVIYWFFCRGELQPWAKTNTINDVVESPRSYPEKQVIVNEQFDMTSEQKKN; translated from the exons atGGGACCCCAGAGTAATGACAATTCCCTGCCATTATCCACGAACTTTGCAGAAGATTCATCAATGGCTGCAAAGAACAATCCAGTCAG TGACACCATCAAAGAAGATCCAGTAACATGGATGTTCTGGAAGAAGCGACGATACATCGTCGTTCTAATGGCCTTCCTTGGCTTCTTTAACGTCTACTCCCTGCGAGTTAATCTCAGTGTCGCTATTGTCGCTATGACAGAGAAGAGAAATGTAACATACGAAAATGGAACGACTGTGGAAGAGCAGTACTTTGATTGGAATACAACAGAGCAAGGATTAGTTCTTAGTTCCTTCTTCTACGGCTACATCCTTACACAACTTATCGGAGGTTATTTAGGATCGAAATTTGGTGGTCACTAT gtATTTGCAAGTGGAATAGGTGTAACAGCAATCCTGACTCTTGTCACTCCAGTAGCTGCTAAACACAGTCTTGGGATGCTATTGGCTGTGCGAATAATTGAAGGTGTTTTCGAAGGTGTAACATTTCCCTGCATTCATGCCGTTTGGGCACGATGGGCACCCGTGTATGAGCGCTCAAGAATGGCAACGCTAGGATTTGCAGGAAACTATGCAGGAACGGTCGTTGCAATGCCTCTATCAGGAGTCCTTGCAGTTTCCCTTGGTTGGGAGAGtgtgttttacttttttgggTCACTTGGCGTTGTTTGGGCAGTTGCATGGTTGATCATTGTCAAAGCTGGACCTGAAGATGATCCTTTTATAAGTGAAGAAGAGAAGACATACATATTGAAGAGCATTGGTCAGAATGAGGATGAGAAGAAATCTATTAAACATCCTTGGAAAGCAATTTTAACATCAACAGCCGTTTGGGCAATCATTGCATCacattttgcagaaaactGGGGCTTCTTTACACTGTTAACTCAGCTTCCTACATTCCTCAAAG ATACTCTGAACTTTGAACTTGAGAAGACTGGCTTTATTTCGGCTATTCCTTATTTGGCAATGGGATGTCTCCTTGGAGTTTCTGGATACCTAGCGGACTGGAGTCAGATTAAGGGATATTTAACAACAACTCAAGTACGGAAATACTTCAACTGCGGAGCATTCCTGGCTCAAACGGTCTTCATGATGTTAGCCGCTTATTTACTTGATCCTGTTGGAACAGTTGCATGTATTACAGTTGCAGTTGGATTTGGAGCCTTTGCATGGTCTGGATTTAT cGTAAATCCTCTGGACATTGCTCCGAATCATGCATCAGTTATCTTAGGAATTTCTAATACTTTTGCCACAATTCCTGGTATTGTGAGTCCCTTACTTACAGGTGTCATAACAAGCGATAAGACAAAAGAGCAATGGCAGGTTGTCTTCTATATTTCATcaggaatttatttagttgGTTGTGTTATCTACTGGTTCTTCTGTAGAGGAGAACTGCAACCATGGGCGAAGACCAATACCATAAATGATGTAGTTGAATCTCCTCGTTCTTACCCGGAGAAACAAGTAATTGTTAATGAGCAGTTTGATATGACCAgtgaacaaaagaaaaattaa
- the LOC129793328 gene encoding TM2 domain-containing protein CG10795, with product MPPGRFYLTCLVFIGALTSIVWGIEVDCSELRMGQYLCPDPGNIDNHIDPKTQQIRGCTRENKAKVWCIAADEITCTETKNSSFTKEQPCKWTNGYRLDTALLLSIFLGMFGADRFYLGYPAVGMLKFCTLGFMFLGQLVDIILIATQVVGPADGSAYVIPYYGPGIVVIRSDNWTYRLPQDDW from the exons ATGCCCCCTGGGAGATTTTACTTGACCTGCCTTGTCTTTATTGGGGCACTCACATCGATCGTATGGGGCATCGAAGTTGACTGCAGTGAGCTCCGGATGGGGCAGTACCTGTGTCCTGATCCTGGAAACATTGACAACCACATAGACCCGAAGACTCAGCAAATACGTGGTTGCACGCGGGAGAATAAAGCCAAGG TTTGGTGCATTGCTGCAGATGAGATAACATGCACggaaaccaaaaattccagCTTCACAAAGGAACAACCCTGCAAATGGAC aAATGGGTATCGATTGGACACAGCCCTGCTACTCTCGATATTTCTGGGGATGTTTGGTGCAGATCGCTTCTACCTCGGCTACCCTGCAGTTGGGATGCTAAAATTTTGTACGCTAGGCTTTATGTTTCTTGGCCAGCTAGTTGACATCATCCTCATTGCCACACAAGTCGTCGGTCCCGCAGATGGTTCGGCCTACGTGATCCCCTACTACGGGCCAGGAATCGTTGTGATACGTAGCGATAATTGGACATACCGTCTTCCCCAAGATGATTGGTAG
- the LOC129793327 gene encoding cyclic GMP-AMP synthase-like receptor, protein MRLLCEQDVSLRVSWFLLIIFCSVSTMALNQNDVFASINNFITLKSKDRANYMHHCRRVMSVVLNSLGNSSDLFKKMSNGFEFSGSYRDNLKISLPDEYDINLKMKLPFGEDKVKVSSVHDKPGYVKINVKDLLEDMKTATGMQEAYKELSKLCDTSGYLLQNLWLNWFESKLSKCFGDIQTILRDEYYLYISKSGPAKTIIVSSVRDGSKFSIDFVIGIVFGLTKWMATRKIPNSLKNEDHYWMAIPKPNKTDTPGQNNPTWIASYPAQEHNIIHNSNRLKDSIRFIKKLRDRRQIQNLKSFYIKNVVMLEVDKRSSNYWNSPLADVLKDMLRAIIEHVEKGIIPSYWNNQNNLIGSFSSEQKRDMADKLKNIERIWTTSLDKEKIMRTILTDEEIRQLETNPTYAGIDLNRLDIR, encoded by the exons ATGCGACTTTTGTGTGAACAAGACGTATCTTTAAGAGTTTCTTGgtttttattaatcattttctgCAGTGTTTCAACAATGGCTTTGAACCAAAATGATGTATTTGcatcaattaataatttcattaccTTAAAATCAAAGGATCGCGCAAATTACATGCATCACTGCCGGAGAGTGATGTCTGTGGTGCTAAATTCACTTGGCAATAGCAGTGATCTGtttaagaaaatgtcaaatggaTTTGAGTTTTCGGGCAGCTACAGGGACAACTTGAAAATATCATTGCCAGATGAGTATGATATTAATCTTAAGATGAAACTACCCTTCGGGGAGGATAAAGTGAAAGTTAGTTCAGTGCATGATAAACCTGGCTATGTTAAAATCAACGTAAAAGATTTGTTAGAAGATATGAAGACGGCAACAGGAATGCAGGAAGCTTACAAAGAGCTGTCTAAACTCTGCGATACTTCTGGCTATTTACTCCAAAATCTTTGGCTTAATTGGTTTGAAAGTAAACTATCCAAATGCTTCGGAGATATTCAAACCATTTTACGTGATGAATACTATTTGTATATTAGTAAATCAGGACCAGCCAAAACTATAATTGTTTCATCTGTCCGTGATGGTTCCAAATTCAGTATTGACTTTGTAATTGGAATTGTTTTTGGTTTAACTAAGTGGATGGCAACGCGTAAAATtccaaattcattgaaaaatgaagATCATTACTGGATGGCCATTCCTAAGCCAAATAAAACAGATACTCCTGGACAAAATAATCCTACATGGATCGCGAGCTATCCTGCACAGGAGCACAATATCATTCATAACTCCAATCGCTTGAAGGATTCTATTCGTTTCATTAAG AAACTTCGAGATCGCcggcaaattcaaaatttgaagaGTTTTTACATAAAGAATGTGGTGATGCTGGAAGTTGACAAAAGAAGTTCAAACTACTGGAATTCTCCCCTTGCAGATGTGCTCAAGGATATGCTTCGTGCTATTATTGAACATGTGGAGAAAGGAATAATTCCATCATATTGGAATAATCAAAATAATCTGAttggaagtttttcttctgAACAAAAACGTGATATGGCGGATAAACTGAAAAATATCGAAAGAATTTGGACTACTTCATTGGataaggagaaaattatgCGAAccattt taactGATGAAGAAATTCGTCAACTTGAGACAAATCCGACTTATGCTGGCATTGATCTTAATCGTCTTGACATCAG aTAA